Proteins found in one Hypericibacter terrae genomic segment:
- the argE gene encoding acetylornithine deacetylase, with protein sequence MSARRYSPMEMIETLIGFPTVSADSNLNLIGFVRDYLSGRGIESRLTYDESKRKANLFATIGPDRPGGVVLSGHTDVVPVAGQPWESDPFTLTRRGDRIYGRGTSDMKSFIAVALALVPEFQKAGLRRPIHLALSYDEEVGCFGVPHMLRDIAANLPLPAMAIIGEPTSMQLANRHKGDLVFRTRFTGRDGHSSAPQRGLNAIFSAAEFLTFLSRLAAELRDEGPQDESFDPPYTTVNVGQIDGGTAFNIVARRCEIIWEFRPLPSVAPETIVARVRNFVETELLPRMRQAAEEAEVETATLVALPPLMPEPDSPAEALIHALTGVNEAIGVAFGTEAGHFQQTGIPAVVFGPGSIQQAHKPDEFIEIAQVEACVGFMRKLAAWAASSPP encoded by the coding sequence ATGAGCGCGCGCCGCTATTCGCCGATGGAGATGATCGAGACGCTGATCGGTTTTCCGACCGTCTCCGCGGATTCGAACCTGAACCTGATCGGGTTCGTGCGCGACTATCTGTCGGGCCGTGGCATCGAGAGCCGGCTCACCTATGACGAAAGCAAGCGCAAGGCAAACCTGTTCGCCACCATCGGGCCGGATCGTCCCGGCGGCGTGGTGCTCTCGGGCCATACCGACGTCGTGCCGGTCGCGGGCCAGCCCTGGGAGAGCGATCCCTTCACCCTGACGCGGCGCGGCGACAGGATCTATGGCCGCGGCACCAGCGATATGAAGAGCTTCATCGCGGTGGCGCTGGCCTTGGTGCCGGAGTTCCAGAAGGCCGGCTTGCGCCGGCCGATCCATCTGGCGCTCTCCTATGACGAGGAGGTCGGCTGTTTTGGCGTACCGCATATGCTGCGCGACATCGCCGCCAACCTGCCGCTGCCGGCGATGGCGATCATCGGCGAGCCGACCTCGATGCAGCTCGCCAACCGGCACAAGGGCGATCTGGTGTTCCGCACCCGCTTCACGGGCCGCGACGGCCATTCGAGCGCGCCGCAACGGGGCCTCAACGCGATCTTCTCGGCGGCCGAGTTCCTGACCTTTCTCTCGCGGCTCGCCGCGGAGCTGCGTGACGAGGGTCCCCAGGACGAGAGCTTCGATCCGCCCTACACCACGGTGAATGTCGGCCAGATCGATGGCGGTACCGCCTTCAATATCGTGGCGCGACGATGCGAGATCATCTGGGAGTTTCGCCCCCTCCCCAGCGTGGCGCCCGAGACCATCGTCGCGCGGGTGCGGAATTTCGTCGAAACCGAACTGCTGCCCCGGATGCGTCAGGCGGCCGAGGAGGCCGAGGTCGAGACCGCGACGCTGGTGGCCCTGCCGCCCCTGATGCCCGAGCCGGATTCGCCGGCTGAGGCCCTGATCCATGCGCTCACCGGCGTCAACGAGGCCATCGGTGTGGCCTTCGGCACCGAGGCCGGCCATTTCCAGCAGACCGGCATCCCCGCCGTCGTGTTCGGCCCCGGCAGCATCCAGCAGGCGCACAAGCCCGACGAGTTCATCGAGATCGCCCAGGTCGAGGCCTGCGTCGGCTTCATGCGCAAGCTCGCCGCCTGGGCGGCGTCGTCACCGCCCTGA
- a CDS encoding flavin reductase family protein, producing MKNLPLSKVYQLLEPGPVVLLTTARKGRPNVMTMSWHMMMKFEPPLVACIVSGNDYSFAALRATRECVIAIPASRLASKVVKVGNCSGRDTDKFKAFGLTPMPAQDVKAPLIAECFANLECKVTDTRLVNDYNLFILEVTKAWTDPAQKNPRTIHHQGFGKFAVDGKTIALKSKMR from the coding sequence ATGAAAAACCTGCCCCTGTCGAAGGTCTATCAATTGCTCGAGCCCGGCCCGGTCGTGCTGCTGACGACCGCCCGCAAGGGCCGCCCCAACGTCATGACCATGTCCTGGCACATGATGATGAAGTTCGAGCCGCCGCTGGTCGCCTGCATCGTGAGCGGCAACGATTACAGCTTCGCGGCCCTGCGGGCGACGCGCGAATGCGTCATCGCGATTCCCGCCTCGAGGCTGGCGTCCAAGGTGGTGAAGGTCGGCAATTGCTCGGGCCGCGACACCGACAAGTTCAAGGCCTTCGGCCTGACGCCCATGCCGGCCCAGGATGTGAAGGCGCCGCTGATCGCCGAATGCTTCGCCAATCTCGAATGCAAGGTGACGGATACGCGCCTCGTGAATGACTACAATCTTTTCATCCTCGAGGTGACCAAGGCCTGGACCGACCCGGCGCAGAAGAATCCGAGAACCATCCACCATCAGGGCTTCGGGAAGTTCGCCGTGGATGGGAAGACGATCGCGCTCAAGTCGAAGATGCGGTAG
- a CDS encoding group III truncated hemoglobin, with amino-acid sequence MDQDGKRSERDLIVDDIVARTGIDEAMIRRLVHGFYDRARLDPLLGPVFASKVGDWDHHLAKMCDFWSSVALMSGRYHGQPMVAHLPLPIGTPHFDRWLELFGETARALCPPAAAAHFLERAYRIADSLELGIAFHKGETGSSRPRRRAPAMPETTTS; translated from the coding sequence ATGGACCAGGATGGCAAACGGTCGGAGCGCGATCTGATCGTCGACGACATCGTCGCGCGCACCGGAATCGACGAGGCGATGATCCGGCGCCTGGTCCATGGCTTTTACGATCGCGCCCGCCTCGACCCGCTGCTTGGCCCGGTCTTCGCCAGCAAAGTCGGGGATTGGGACCATCATCTGGCGAAGATGTGCGACTTCTGGTCGTCCGTGGCGCTCATGAGCGGCCGCTATCACGGCCAGCCGATGGTGGCCCACCTGCCCCTGCCGATCGGCACGCCGCATTTCGACCGCTGGCTCGAGCTGTTCGGCGAGACGGCCCGGGCGCTCTGCCCACCCGCGGCGGCCGCTCACTTCCTCGAACGCGCCTATCGCATCGCCGACAGCCTCGAGCTCGGCATCGCGTTTCACAAGGGAGAGACCGGATCGAGCCGGCCACGGCGCCGGGCGCCGGCCATGCCTGAAACGACGACCTCGTAA
- the pip gene encoding prolyl aminopeptidase, giving the protein MADGAFYPQIDPYDTGMLAVGGPHQLYWEQSGNPKGVPVVFLHGGPGAGASPAHRRFFDPAHYRIVIFDQRGAGRSKPLGEIQDNNTPALVADIERLREHLKIQRWHVFGGSWGSTLAIAYAEHHPERVMALCLRGIFLCRRSEIDWFLYGIRHFMPEAWREFAEHIPASERHDLLRAYYKRLTDPSPEIYMPAARRWSIYEARCCTLLPSPETVEAFSTDVVALGIARMEAHYFSHDIFLPENFLLENVGRIRHIPTVVVQGRYDLVCPPDTADDLRRAWPEVEFTMVPDAGHSAMEPGIRAGLVSAMDRFRSIK; this is encoded by the coding sequence ATGGCTGACGGCGCTTTCTATCCGCAGATCGATCCCTATGACACCGGCATGCTCGCCGTGGGCGGTCCGCATCAACTTTACTGGGAACAGTCGGGCAATCCCAAGGGTGTCCCGGTGGTCTTTCTCCATGGCGGTCCGGGCGCCGGCGCCAGCCCGGCCCATCGTCGCTTCTTCGATCCGGCCCATTATCGCATCGTGATCTTCGATCAGCGCGGCGCCGGCCGCTCCAAGCCGCTGGGCGAGATCCAGGACAACAACACGCCGGCGCTCGTGGCCGACATCGAACGGTTGCGCGAGCATCTGAAGATCCAGCGCTGGCATGTGTTCGGCGGGTCCTGGGGTTCCACGCTCGCCATCGCCTATGCCGAGCATCATCCCGAGCGCGTCATGGCGCTTTGCCTGCGCGGCATCTTCCTCTGCCGGCGCAGCGAGATCGACTGGTTCCTCTATGGCATCCGTCACTTCATGCCCGAGGCCTGGCGCGAGTTCGCCGAGCATATTCCGGCCTCCGAGCGCCACGACCTCCTGCGCGCCTATTACAAGCGGCTGACCGATCCGAGCCCGGAGATCTACATGCCGGCGGCGCGGCGCTGGTCGATCTACGAGGCGCGCTGCTGCACCCTGCTGCCGAGCCCCGAGACGGTCGAGGCTTTCTCCACCGACGTGGTGGCGCTCGGCATCGCCCGCATGGAAGCGCATTACTTCTCGCACGACATCTTCCTGCCGGAAAATTTCCTGCTCGAGAATGTCGGCCGCATCCGTCATATCCCGACGGTGGTCGTGCAGGGCCGCTACGATCTCGTCTGCCCGCCCGACACGGCCGACGATCTGAGGCGCGCCTGGCCCGAGGTCGAGTTCACCATGGTGCCCGATGCCGGCCATTCGGCGATGGAGCCCGGCATCCGCGCCGGCCTGGTTTCGGCGATGGATCGATTCCGCAGCATCAAATAG
- a CDS encoding Rrf2 family transcriptional regulator, which produces MRLTLGTDYALRTLIYVGTNAGRLTTIAEIARSFDISKTHLMKVVNRLGQQGYLEPVRGKGGGLRLGKPPDRINLGAVVRETEEDLAVMGCLSGKGFCRIEGCCVLRRALREATDAFLRTLDGYTLADLLVPRAKLARSLGLAPEAPPAA; this is translated from the coding sequence ATGCGTCTGACATTGGGGACCGATTACGCGCTGCGCACGCTGATCTATGTCGGGACCAACGCAGGGCGCCTCACGACGATCGCGGAGATCGCCCGAAGCTTCGATATCTCGAAGACCCATCTGATGAAGGTGGTGAACCGGCTCGGCCAGCAGGGCTATCTCGAGCCGGTGCGCGGCAAGGGCGGCGGGCTCAGGCTCGGAAAACCTCCGGACCGGATCAATCTGGGCGCGGTCGTGCGCGAGACCGAAGAGGATCTCGCCGTGATGGGATGCCTGTCCGGGAAGGGCTTCTGCCGGATCGAAGGATGCTGCGTCCTGCGCCGCGCGCTCCGCGAGGCGACCGACGCCTTCCTGCGAACGCTCGATGGTTACACGCTGGCGGACCTGCTGGTGCCTCGGGCGAAACTGGCGCGAAGCCTGGGTCTGGCCCCCGAAGCCCCACCGGCCGCCTGA
- a CDS encoding potassium transporter Kup translates to MSAGGETVTQKPARHSALVIGALGIVYGDIGTSPIYAFRESLAAAPGTQSWPETVLGVASLTLWVLIIVVTIKYVLLIMRADNRGEGGILSLAALALRLKSPRGRRLLMVSLAIIGVALFYGDGLITPAISVLSAVEGLEVIAPSFQPYVVPCAVAILVGLFMIQSHGTALVGRLFGPIMVVWFSVLAILGIINIAEEPGVLRAIDPVYGLTLLAAGGWKALAILGAVVLTVTGAEALYADMGHFGRSPIRAAWLRFVLPALALNYLGQASLVLRNPDAASDPFFLQAPAWGLIPLVVLATIATVIASQAVISGSFSLTRQAIQLDYVPRMEVRHTSATEIGQIYMPRVNWILMIGVLTLVLGFGSSNNLAGAYGIAVTGTMSATTILAAIVARYLWNWHWLVVGPLFGALLGIDLLFFGSTLLKIPNGGWFPLLAGGTAIFVMATWRRGRKVVYDKLYGEGLKLDSFLARLEASPMRIARTAIFMTGDPTVVPRAMLHNMKHNMVLHERNVLLRVIIEDLPHVPADQRVAVERLGKGFFRVIVRYGYMQDPNVPAALEAARKQGLATDMMTTSFFIGRETMIPSSKPGLPFWQERLFIALAATALNATAFFDIPPGQVVEMGAQVEI, encoded by the coding sequence ATGAGCGCCGGCGGCGAGACCGTTACACAAAAGCCGGCGCGCCATTCCGCCCTGGTCATCGGTGCGCTCGGCATCGTCTATGGCGATATCGGCACGAGCCCGATCTATGCCTTCCGCGAATCGCTGGCTGCGGCGCCGGGAACCCAATCCTGGCCGGAAACGGTGCTGGGCGTGGCCTCGCTGACGCTCTGGGTCCTGATCATCGTCGTCACCATCAAATATGTCCTGCTCATCATGCGGGCGGACAATCGCGGCGAGGGCGGCATCCTGTCGCTGGCGGCCCTGGCGCTGCGGCTGAAATCGCCGCGGGGACGCCGCCTCCTCATGGTCTCGCTCGCCATCATCGGCGTGGCGCTCTTCTATGGCGACGGACTGATCACCCCGGCGATCTCGGTCTTGAGCGCCGTCGAAGGTCTCGAGGTCATCGCCCCCTCGTTCCAGCCCTATGTCGTCCCCTGCGCGGTCGCCATCCTGGTCGGGCTGTTCATGATCCAATCGCATGGCACGGCGCTGGTCGGGCGCCTGTTCGGGCCGATCATGGTGGTCTGGTTCTCCGTCCTTGCAATTCTCGGGATCATCAACATCGCCGAAGAGCCGGGCGTGCTTCGCGCGATCGATCCCGTCTATGGCCTGACCCTGCTGGCGGCCGGCGGCTGGAAGGCGCTGGCGATCCTGGGGGCCGTGGTGCTGACGGTCACGGGCGCCGAGGCGCTCTATGCCGATATGGGACATTTCGGCCGCTCGCCGATCCGCGCCGCCTGGCTGCGTTTCGTGCTCCCGGCCCTGGCGCTGAACTATCTGGGCCAGGCCTCCCTGGTGCTGCGCAACCCCGACGCCGCCTCCGATCCGTTCTTCCTCCAGGCCCCGGCCTGGGGCCTCATTCCGCTCGTGGTGCTGGCGACGATCGCGACGGTCATCGCCTCGCAGGCCGTGATCTCCGGCAGCTTCTCGCTCACCCGCCAGGCGATCCAGCTCGACTATGTGCCGCGCATGGAGGTCCGCCACACCTCGGCGACCGAGATCGGCCAGATCTACATGCCGCGCGTGAACTGGATCCTGATGATCGGGGTCCTGACCCTGGTGCTGGGCTTCGGCTCGTCGAACAATCTGGCCGGCGCCTATGGCATCGCCGTGACCGGGACCATGTCGGCCACCACGATTCTGGCCGCGATCGTCGCGCGCTATCTCTGGAACTGGCACTGGCTCGTGGTCGGGCCCCTGTTTGGCGCGCTGCTGGGCATCGACCTGCTCTTCTTCGGCTCGACCCTGCTCAAGATCCCGAACGGCGGCTGGTTCCCGCTGCTCGCCGGCGGCACGGCCATCTTCGTCATGGCGACCTGGCGGCGCGGCCGGAAGGTCGTCTATGACAAGCTCTATGGCGAGGGGCTCAAGCTGGATTCCTTCCTGGCCCGGCTCGAAGCCTCGCCGATGCGCATCGCCCGCACTGCGATCTTCATGACCGGCGATCCGACCGTGGTGCCGCGCGCCATGCTGCACAACATGAAGCACAATATGGTGCTGCATGAACGCAACGTGCTGCTGCGGGTCATCATCGAGGATCTGCCGCATGTGCCCGCCGACCAGCGCGTCGCGGTCGAACGGCTCGGCAAGGGTTTCTTCCGGGTGATCGTGCGCTACGGCTATATGCAGGACCCGAACGTGCCCGCGGCGCTGGAGGCGGCGCGCAAGCAGGGCCTCGCCACCGACATGATGACGACCTCGTTCTTCATCGGCCGCGAGACCATGATCCCGTCGAGCAAGCCGGGCCTGCCCTTCTGGCAGGAGCGCCTCTTCATCGCGCTCGCCGCCACCGCCTTGAACGCCACCGCCTTCTTCGACATTCCGCCGGGTCAGGTGGTCGAGATGGGCGCGCAGGTCGAGATCTAG
- the rraA gene encoding ribonuclease E activity regulator RraA, with the protein MEISLADLWDAYPDELLVCEAQFRGFGRRQSFAGPCMTVKAHEDHRALMSLAATPGQGRVMLVDAGGSLRVASMGDRIAAAAAANGWAGAVIHGAIRDTAGIDAIDFGVKALGTTARRGELAIGGLVGVPLSFAGLAVKPGDWVYADRDAVAASVRELRLPKA; encoded by the coding sequence ATGGAGATTTCGCTCGCCGATCTGTGGGATGCCTATCCCGACGAGCTTCTCGTCTGCGAGGCGCAGTTCCGCGGCTTCGGCCGCCGGCAGAGTTTCGCGGGGCCCTGCATGACGGTGAAGGCGCATGAGGATCATCGGGCGCTCATGAGTCTGGCGGCGACGCCGGGCCAGGGCCGCGTGATGCTGGTGGATGCCGGCGGCTCCCTGCGCGTCGCCTCGATGGGCGACCGCATCGCCGCGGCGGCCGCGGCAAATGGCTGGGCCGGCGCCGTGATCCATGGCGCGATCCGCGACACGGCCGGCATCGACGCGATCGATTTCGGGGTCAAGGCGCTGGGGACCACGGCGCGGCGCGGCGAGCTCGCGATCGGCGGGCTGGTGGGCGTGCCACTCTCATTCGCGGGCCTCGCGGTGAAGCCGGGCGACTGGGTCTATGCCGACCGCGACGCCGTCGCGGCCTCGGTGCGCGAGCTGCGGCTTCCCAAGGCCTGA
- the hpnR gene encoding hopanoid C-3 methylase HpnR: MRVLFVHPGPLMYSEVYLRLEPLGMERVAQAVRAAGHEVRLIDLQNFGHEDLADELKSFNPRAIGFSLNYLANLPEVVDLAKSAKQQIKDCYVFVGGHSASFIADELLEHGGGAIDCVLRGEGEIATPMLISAIEDGGVDRVPGTVTVKGRGPVPVLLESLDQFPPARDLLRRRKNYFIGMLDPCASIEFTRGCPWDCSFCSAWTFYGRSYRMASAEAAGEELARIKEPNVFIVDDVAFIHPEHGFAIGREIERRNIRKQYYLETRADVLIRNQEVFTYWKTLGLKYLFLGLEAIDAEGLKLHRKRSSPGTNFEALEIARKLGIKVAINLIADPDWDKERFAVVREWALSVPDVVHFTVATPYPGTELWLTEARRLATRDYRLFDIQHAVLPTRLPLLEFYQELVETQRNIAQKHMGFRALRDTAGLILKLALQGQTNFARSIWKFDRVYNAQRQFADHQQPVTYAIRPPPPAVKVARDSPDLYVHPRREHAKRQAQV, translated from the coding sequence ATGCGCGTGCTTTTCGTCCACCCCGGCCCCTTGATGTATAGCGAGGTCTATCTGCGCCTGGAGCCGCTTGGCATGGAGCGGGTCGCCCAGGCTGTACGCGCCGCGGGCCACGAGGTCCGGCTGATCGACCTGCAGAATTTCGGGCATGAGGATCTTGCGGACGAGCTCAAGAGCTTCAATCCGCGCGCCATCGGCTTCTCGCTGAATTACCTGGCCAATCTGCCGGAGGTTGTCGACCTCGCGAAGAGCGCCAAGCAGCAGATCAAGGACTGCTATGTGTTCGTCGGCGGGCACAGCGCCTCCTTCATCGCCGACGAGCTGCTCGAGCATGGCGGCGGCGCCATCGACTGCGTGCTGCGCGGGGAGGGCGAGATCGCGACGCCCATGCTGATCAGCGCGATCGAGGATGGCGGGGTGGACCGGGTCCCCGGCACCGTGACCGTCAAGGGCCGCGGGCCCGTCCCGGTTCTGCTCGAGAGCCTGGACCAGTTCCCGCCGGCGCGCGATCTCCTGCGCCGGCGCAAGAACTACTTCATCGGCATGCTCGATCCCTGCGCCTCGATCGAGTTCACGCGGGGCTGCCCCTGGGATTGCTCCTTCTGCAGCGCCTGGACCTTCTATGGCCGCAGCTATCGCATGGCGAGCGCCGAGGCGGCAGGCGAGGAGCTGGCGAGGATCAAGGAGCCCAACGTCTTTATCGTCGACGACGTCGCCTTCATCCATCCCGAGCATGGCTTTGCGATCGGACGCGAGATCGAGCGGCGCAACATCCGCAAGCAATATTACCTGGAGACGCGGGCCGACGTGCTGATCCGCAACCAGGAGGTCTTCACCTACTGGAAGACGCTGGGACTCAAATATCTGTTCCTCGGGCTGGAGGCGATCGATGCGGAAGGCTTGAAGCTGCATCGCAAACGGTCTTCGCCCGGCACCAACTTCGAGGCGCTCGAGATCGCGCGCAAGCTCGGCATCAAGGTCGCCATCAATCTGATCGCCGATCCCGACTGGGACAAGGAGCGCTTCGCCGTGGTGCGCGAATGGGCGCTGAGCGTGCCCGACGTCGTGCATTTCACGGTCGCCACCCCCTATCCCGGCACCGAGCTGTGGTTGACCGAGGCGCGGCGCCTGGCCACGCGCGACTACCGCCTGTTCGACATCCAGCATGCGGTGCTGCCGACCCGCCTGCCCCTGCTCGAATTCTACCAGGAGCTGGTGGAAACCCAGCGCAACATCGCCCAGAAGCATATGGGCTTCCGCGCCTTGCGCGACACCGCGGGGCTGATCCTGAAGCTCGCCCTCCAGGGCCAGACCAACTTCGCGCGCTCGATCTGGAAATTCGACCGGGTCTATAACGCCCAGCGGCAATTCGCCGACCATCAGCAGCCGGTCACCTACGCCATCCGCCCGCCCCCGCCCGCGGTGAAGGTGGCGAGAGATTCACCGGATCTCTATGTGCATCCTCGCCGCGAGCATGCGAAGCGGCAGGCGCAGGTTTAG
- a CDS encoding LysR family transcriptional regulator, giving the protein MNLIDLPLRVLRYFVAVADAGNVTAAARGLHVSQPAVSLAIRQLETALGVDLFVRQHARGVALTPAGTEVLREVRKLLSQVNDFATTLAGVGHALRGTLSIGCLAYILARYLPSIISGFTRKYPEIEVVFHEGDQGFLQQGMMEGWIELALTYDLQLPRRFAIERMLELPAYALLPADHRLARRRAISLKELVDEPCVLLDMPISRDYFASVFGALGVAPQVRYRTQSVEAVRSLVANGLGYTVLNHPSRTLTTYDGKQTRAVKLTDALPSAPIAAVHLADHRLRPVAQAFLDFTREFFRRERRAA; this is encoded by the coding sequence ATGAACCTGATCGATCTTCCCTTGCGGGTGCTGCGTTATTTCGTGGCCGTGGCGGATGCCGGCAATGTCACCGCCGCGGCGCGCGGCCTTCATGTCTCGCAGCCCGCGGTCTCGCTCGCCATCCGCCAGCTCGAGACCGCACTGGGGGTCGATCTCTTCGTGCGCCAGCATGCGCGCGGCGTGGCGCTGACGCCGGCCGGGACCGAGGTGTTGCGCGAGGTCCGCAAGCTCCTGAGCCAGGTCAACGACTTCGCCACCACGCTCGCCGGCGTGGGCCACGCGCTGCGCGGCACGCTCTCGATCGGCTGCCTCGCCTATATCCTGGCGCGCTATCTGCCCTCGATCATCAGCGGCTTCACCCGGAAGTATCCCGAGATCGAGGTGGTGTTCCATGAGGGCGACCAGGGGTTCCTGCAGCAGGGCATGATGGAGGGCTGGATCGAGCTCGCGCTCACCTACGACCTGCAACTGCCGCGACGCTTCGCCATCGAGCGGATGCTGGAACTGCCGGCCTATGCGCTGCTGCCGGCCGATCACCGGCTGGCGCGCCGCCGCGCGATCTCGCTCAAGGAGCTGGTCGACGAGCCTTGCGTGCTGCTGGACATGCCGATCAGCCGCGACTATTTCGCCTCCGTCTTCGGTGCGCTCGGCGTGGCGCCCCAGGTGCGCTACCGCACCCAGTCGGTCGAAGCGGTGCGCAGCCTGGTCGCGAACGGCCTGGGTTACACGGTGCTGAACCATCCCTCCAGGACGCTCACCACCTATGACGGCAAGCAGACGCGCGCCGTCAAGCTGACCGATGCGCTGCCCTCGGCGCCGATCGCCGCCGTGCATCTCGCCGACCATAGGCTGCGGCCGGTGGCGCAGGCTTTCCTGGATTTCACCCGCGAGTTTTTCCGCCGCGAGCGCCGCGCCGCCTGA
- a CDS encoding SDR family NAD(P)-dependent oxidoreductase: MAKNDVVMITGATGNLGRAAASAFARQGARLCMVARELGDLGVYKKEGAADVLACPADLLDATSVDKAVAKAIERFGQIDVLCNIAGGFAMGEAVHEIDAKGWAHMMELNAGSVLRMSHAVVPGMLARKSGKIVNIGAYAALGGKAQMGAYIASKSAVIRLTESMAAELRDAGINVNCVLPSIIDTPENRQAMPKANPAKWVAPEALADAILFLASPAARAIHGAALPVVGLS; the protein is encoded by the coding sequence ATGGCCAAGAACGATGTGGTGATGATCACCGGTGCCACCGGCAATCTCGGCCGCGCGGCGGCGTCGGCCTTCGCCCGGCAAGGGGCGCGGCTCTGCATGGTCGCGCGCGAGCTGGGCGATCTCGGGGTCTACAAGAAGGAAGGTGCTGCCGACGTGCTGGCTTGTCCGGCCGATCTCCTGGATGCGACATCGGTCGACAAGGCCGTCGCCAAGGCGATCGAGCGTTTCGGGCAGATCGACGTGCTCTGCAACATCGCCGGCGGTTTCGCCATGGGCGAGGCGGTGCATGAGATCGATGCCAAGGGCTGGGCCCATATGATGGAGCTCAATGCCGGCTCGGTCTTGCGCATGTCGCATGCCGTGGTGCCCGGCATGCTCGCGCGCAAGAGCGGCAAGATCGTCAATATCGGCGCCTACGCGGCGCTCGGCGGCAAGGCGCAGATGGGCGCCTATATCGCCTCCAAGAGCGCGGTCATCCGCCTGACCGAGAGCATGGCGGCGGAGCTGCGCGATGCCGGCATCAATGTGAACTGCGTGCTTCCCAGCATCATCGACACGCCCGAGAACCGGCAGGCCATGCCGAAGGCCAACCCGGCGAAATGGGTGGCGCCCGAGGCGCTTGCCGACGCGATCCTGTTCCTGGCGTCGCCCGCGGCGCGCGCGATCCATGGCGCGGCGCTGCCGGTGGTGGGCTTGAGCTGA
- a CDS encoding AAA family ATPase: protein MARGFLLGKFLPPHQGHVLLCDFARDYVEDLTILVCSLPRDPIPGALRFAWMRELFPEARVVHLTDEVPQAPSEHPDFWPIWRGIVKRAHPEPIDFVFASESYGHRLAAEVGGRFVPVDPPRFAVPAAGRDVLGDPFAHWDRIPAPVRPHFVKQICLFGPESTGKSTLARRLAAHFDTLFVPEYGRTHTEHFGTGCSLEDLVLIARGHGALTAAAARQANRILLLDTDPVLTAVWSDMLLGERDPRLDHIARPADLYLNCDVDVPWIDDGTRYFPDPEMRARFARRCQAELTGRNLPHLTLTGDWEERFRQAVAAIVDRFPQLAATTGSRSPAPSLPQG from the coding sequence ATGGCCCGTGGATTCCTTCTGGGAAAATTCCTCCCGCCGCATCAGGGTCACGTGCTGCTCTGCGATTTCGCCCGCGACTATGTCGAGGATCTGACGATCCTGGTCTGCAGCCTGCCGCGCGACCCCATTCCCGGCGCCCTGCGCTTCGCCTGGATGAGGGAGCTCTTCCCCGAAGCGCGCGTCGTGCATCTGACCGATGAGGTTCCGCAGGCGCCGTCCGAGCATCCGGATTTCTGGCCGATCTGGCGCGGAATCGTGAAGCGCGCCCATCCCGAGCCGATCGACTTCGTCTTCGCCTCGGAGAGCTACGGCCATCGGCTGGCGGCGGAGGTCGGTGGCCGTTTCGTGCCGGTGGACCCGCCGCGTTTTGCCGTACCCGCCGCCGGCCGCGACGTGCTGGGCGATCCCTTCGCCCATTGGGACCGCATCCCGGCGCCGGTCCGGCCCCATTTCGTGAAGCAGATCTGCCTGTTCGGGCCCGAAAGCACCGGCAAATCGACATTGGCGCGCCGGCTGGCCGCGCATTTCGACACGCTGTTCGTGCCGGAATATGGGCGCACCCATACCGAGCATTTCGGCACGGGCTGCAGCCTGGAGGATCTCGTTCTGATCGCGCGCGGCCATGGGGCGCTGACGGCGGCGGCGGCCCGACAGGCCAACCGCATCCTGCTGCTCGACACCGATCCGGTCCTGACCGCGGTCTGGTCGGACATGTTGCTGGGAGAGCGAGATCCGCGGCTCGATCACATCGCCAGGCCGGCCGATCTCTATCTGAACTGCGATGTCGACGTGCCCTGGATCGACGACGGCACGCGCTATTTCCCGGATCCCGAGATGCGGGCCCGCTTCGCCCGGCGATGCCAGGCGGAACTGACCGGACGCAACCTGCCGCACCTGACGCTGACCGGCGATTGGGAGGAGCGCTTCCGGCAGGCGGTCGCCGCGATCGTGGATCGCTTCCCCCAACTGGCTGCGACGACCGGTTCAAGATCGCCTGCTCCCTCCTTGCCACAGGGATGA